In bacterium, the sequence ACAGGAGCTACATTTGCTAACTCAATCCTGTTTCAGCGCGATCCGACATGGGGCTCTGGCAGCGTGGTTTTCGATGGAAATGGCGTGACACTCGGAAGTGGCACCGGCTGGGGGTTGTTGCATGTGACAGTTGGGGGAATCAGCTTTGATGGCGTCGTGGGCGTGAGCGACCTTTATGATGGAATAATTGTAAAGAACTCCGACAGAATTGGCATCTCGTATTATGCTAACTCATTAACCGAAGGTGGAACTGTTCAGTTTGTCAAGTTCTTCGCTTGTGGGAAGATTTACAATGCGACGAGTACTACGGCGTCAGAGGGGCATTTGTTTGTTAAGTATCACAGGAATGGAATGGTCAATACATGCATGTTTGACGGGAACGGGAACTACCATAACGGTTTCGCCGTCTCATCTGATAATCGCGTAACAGATTATACCGTTAGCAACTGTGTCGCAAAGAGTATGACCGGTAGCGATGTCTTGGACTGCGGCATAGGTTTCAAGGCACAGAACAGCGTGGTTACTTGGATAAACTGTACCTCATACAACAATGATAAGGGATTCGATCTGGGCGAGAATGGCGGGGATAGCAGCTTTCCAATTAACTACAAGCTCATCGGTTGCTTGTCCTGCAGCAATCAGTTTGGAATTAATTTAAGTGGTCCTGATCCCGGCGTGCAGTGGCCGGCCGGAATTACTTTCTCCCTTATCAACTGTGTAGTATACGGGAATGTTCAGATTGGCTCCAAGATATATGCCGGCCCGTACAATCTCTACATGGTGCATAATGTTTATGACGGGAATGATACCAATCTGAAAGTGGGGCCGGATGGCCTGGACGATGGTGTTAAGCCCATCAATGCTTATTTATACAACAACGTCTTCTATAAGGGGATTTCCATGAATATCCTTGGCGGTGCGTGGGGAGGAACCCCGGCATTGTCTTATACGCTTAACGCCGATTACAACTCCTACATTCAGCGAGCGTCAGAATACTTCTGTCGTTGGAGTTACTGGAACACAATGCCTCCGAGCGGGGTCAACAAATATGACTTCAGCTATGGTGCAAATGGGCCCGGACATGCTTCGGGTTACTGGTACAACTTCTACGGTGCGAACGCAACCGACCAGCCGACGAACGGCTGCACTGGCCACTACCATTGCGATGCTCACAGCAAAGGTACGGGCGCCACGGATTTAACACTGCCGCCGTTTGCGAATGTCACAGGTCATGACTACCGTCTAACGGCAAACTACGCTGGGGTGAATTTATCCCAATTCCCGTGGTACGTGCCGGAGATGGGCGTTGACCGGGCAGGCGTCACACGGACCGCTTGGGATATCGGGGTATTTGAGAGCGCTGCGACCACAACAGCTGCTTCGATTTTGGTCACGCCGGGAAGCCAGAGCTTTGGCTCGATCACCGTTGGAACGACAACGGATCGTACTTTTACTGTGCAAAACACAGGAGGGGGAACCCTCTCGGGAAGTGCGAGTGTGGCGGCACCATTCAGTGTTGTTGCCGGGAGCAGTTACAGTCTTGGTGCAGGACTCAGCCAGATTGTAACGGTCCGATACAGTCCTACCACTTCAGGCCCGAATTCCCAGAGCGTGTCATTCACGGGTGGTGCCGGAGCAAGCGCGCCGCTAAGTGGCACAGCTGCGATACTTCCAGCGATTTCAGTCACGCCGGGAAGCCAGAGCTTTGGCCCGATCACCGTTGGAACGACAACGGATCGTACTTTTACTGTGCAAAACACAGGAGGGGGAACCCTCTCGGGAAGTGCGAGTGTGGCGGCACCATTCAGTGTTGTTGCCGGGAGCAGTTACAGTCTTGGTGCAGGACTCAGCCAGATTGTAACGGTCCGCTATAGTCCTACCACTTCAGGCACGAATGCCCAGAGCGTGTCATTCACGGGTGGTGCCGGAGCAAGCGCGCCGGTAAGTGGCACCGCTGCAATACTTCCTGCGATTTCAGTCACGCCGGGAAGCCAGGGCTTTGGGTCAATCAATGTGGGAATGACTGCGGATCGGACTTTTGCCGTGCAAAATACCGGAGGGGGAACCCTCTCGGGTAGTGCGAATGTGGCGGCACCATTCAGTGTTGTTGCCGGGGGTTCGTACAGTCTTGGGGCAGGACAAAGTCAGGCCGTGACTGTGCGTTATTATCCGGCTATCGCAGGTACGAATATCCAGACCGTAACCTTTACGGGCGGAGGTGGCGCAAGTGCAACCGTGAATGGCGCTGCTTGGGTGCCTCCGATAGTTTCAGCTATTACTCAGAGTGTTGCTGATGTTGACACCAATACTCCAGGCCTCCAGGTATTTGCGGGATCTGTGATACAGTATTCAGGGACGGCTTCTGATGCGATTGGAAATCCAATTATATGGCAGTGGATTTGTTCTGTAAATGATGGTGCTGAGACGGTCCTGCAAAGCGGAACAGGCGCAGTAAATAGCATAAGCTATTATTATACAGAGAACACGGTCAGCAACACATATATTTGGAAGCTTCGCGTTAGCAATGGCCAGACCGTCGTTGAGTCAAACCTGACAGTCGGGGTGATTTCTCCCAGCGTGGCAGTGACGCAGCTTTCGTTCCCTGCTATATCTGGCGCCATCTCCGCCCCCTTTGGCACCGTCACTAATAGTTATATCTTCCAGCAATTGGAAACGGTTGATCCCGCCACTGCGGGTCGGGCAGCCTACACGTTTGCCATCATTTTTGAGGGTGACTACATAATTCAGGGAATCGTGAATGCGTCAAGCGAAGTCGCGAACTCTTTCTTAGTGAACATAGACGCGGAACCGCAATATCCGACCATGATCTGGGACATTCCCGTCACCATGGGTTTTGAAAGACGGGTCGTCAGCTGGAGAGGTAACGGCACTTTTAACAACAACCAGTTCGTTCCGAAAATCTTCACCCTAAGCCAGGGAATCCATCAGCTCATTATTCGTGGCAGCGAGGCCAATGTGAAGCTGGAGCGCATCAATATTGTTTCATTGCCTTCCGCTCCGGGCAATTTGCGGATTTTACCGCAGCCTTAGGGCCGTGACGAAGTTAGAACCATGAACGTTGCTGAGACCATTCTTTGCAAAGGCGATGACGCTGCCAGTGCAGTACTTTGTGGCGATCGCGTATTGACCTACCGCGACCTTCGCCAGAGTGTCGCACGTCTTGCGACCGGCCTGTTGGCACGGGGCCATGGAAAGGGTGACCGAATTGGAATATGGGCTGAAAACGGCTTTTTCTTTGTGACTGGCTATTTAGGGATAATCCAAGCTGGACTTGCGGTTGTTCCCTTTCAGACGGAACTTACGGAACAATCGTTTGGAAAAATCGTAGCCAGTGCGGGCATCAAGGAAGTGCTCGTGTCAAGACGCTTTATGAACCGGTTGCGACCTTTGGCGGAGAAGGTGGGCGTGGGGCTCCTGAGTGAATCCGACTTCCAAAATCTGCCAGACAATGCGGGGATCCAAATGCCGAACATCAATCCTGACAGGGACCTAGCCGCTTTGATGTTTACTTCGGGGTCAACTGGAGAGCCAAAAGGCGTCATGGTCACCCATCGGAATATTGCATGCAATTCGTTTGATATTATCTCTTATATGGGCTTGACGCCTGCGGATCGGGTGATGGTAGTGCTCCCTTTTCACTACTGTTTTGGGGCGTCCTTACTGCATACCCATTTGATGGCTGGAGGATCGATTGTACTGAATAATGAATTCATGTATCCTGAAACGGTGGTGCAGGAGATGTTGCATAAAGAGTGCACCGGGTTCGCAGGCGTACCCTCAACTTATCAAATTCTGCTGCGGAATTCGCGATTCTGCGAGTTGAGGTTTCCTAAACTTCGCTGGCTCCAGCAGGCGGGTGGAAAACTTCCTAATCCGCATATCGTTGAGATTGTTAGGGGATTTCCCAATGTCCGCTTCTATCTCATGTATGGGCAGACAGAAGCCACTGCCCGGT encodes:
- a CDS encoding choice-of-anchor D domain-containing protein — protein: MNTLSIHSFFWNLFFALFLEVTVAQGGQYYIDFQAGNDTNSGTSSGAAWKTIPGTRNPANTADVATRWGTTFSSTLKVPAGTVFKLKSGTICGTNNGCGMVNVSSAYYSTGATFANSILFQRDPTWGSGSVVFDGNGVTLGSGTGWGLLHVTVGGISFDGVVGVSDLYDGIIVKNSDRIGISYYANSLTEGGTVQFVKFFACGKIYNATSTTASEGHLFVKYHRNGMVNTCMFDGNGNYHNGFAVSSDNRVTDYTVSNCVAKSMTGSDVLDCGIGFKAQNSVVTWINCTSYNNDKGFDLGENGGDSSFPINYKLIGCLSCSNQFGINLSGPDPGVQWPAGITFSLINCVVYGNVQIGSKIYAGPYNLYMVHNVYDGNDTNLKVGPDGLDDGVKPINAYLYNNVFYKGISMNILGGAWGGTPALSYTLNADYNSYIQRASEYFCRWSYWNTMPPSGVNKYDFSYGANGPGHASGYWYNFYGANATDQPTNGCTGHYHCDAHSKGTGATDLTLPPFANVTGHDYRLTANYAGVNLSQFPWYVPEMGVDRAGVTRTAWDIGVFESAATTTAASILVTPGSQSFGSITVGTTTDRTFTVQNTGGGTLSGSASVAAPFSVVAGSSYSLGAGLSQIVTVRYSPTTSGPNSQSVSFTGGAGASAPLSGTAAILPAISVTPGSQSFGPITVGTTTDRTFTVQNTGGGTLSGSASVAAPFSVVAGSSYSLGAGLSQIVTVRYSPTTSGTNAQSVSFTGGAGASAPVSGTAAILPAISVTPGSQGFGSINVGMTADRTFAVQNTGGGTLSGSANVAAPFSVVAGGSYSLGAGQSQAVTVRYYPAIAGTNIQTVTFTGGGGASATVNGAAWVPPIVSAITQSVADVDTNTPGLQVFAGSVIQYSGTASDAIGNPIIWQWICSVNDGAETVLQSGTGAVNSISYYYTENTVSNTYIWKLRVSNGQTVVESNLTVGVISPSVAVTQLSFPAISGAISAPFGTVTNSYIFQQLETVDPATAGRAAYTFAIIFEGDYIIQGIVNASSEVANSFLVNIDAEPQYPTMIWDIPVTMGFERRVVSWRGNGTFNNNQFVPKIFTLSQGIHQLIIRGSEANVKLERINIVSLPSAPGNLRILPQP
- a CDS encoding AMP-binding protein: MNVAETILCKGDDAASAVLCGDRVLTYRDLRQSVARLATGLLARGHGKGDRIGIWAENGFFFVTGYLGIIQAGLAVVPFQTELTEQSFGKIVASAGIKEVLVSRRFMNRLRPLAEKVGVGLLSESDFQNLPDNAGIQMPNINPDRDLAALMFTSGSTGEPKGVMVTHRNIACNSFDIISYMGLTPADRVMVVLPFHYCFGASLLHTHLMAGGSIVLNNEFMYPETVVQEMLHKECTGFAGVPSTYQILLRNSRFCELRFPKLRWLQQAGGKLPNPHIVEIVRGFPNVRFYLMYGQTEATARLSYLPPERLADKLGSIGKGLPLTCLEVLKPDGAPVRPGSEETGEIVATGENITLGYWHDSIETARYFRNGSLYTGDIARVDADGFIYIVERERELIKSGGNRVSTKEVEDVIAELPEIVEVAVLGLPHEILGEAIYAFVVVTRESGITPDDVVTHCRERLSSFKVPKTVFFLKNMPHNEAGKVLKLRLRDMTSAGRENEK